Below is a genomic region from Brassica oleracea var. oleracea cultivar TO1000 chromosome C9, BOL, whole genome shotgun sequence.
ACTTTCTCGACAATGATAGACTTTCTAGTTATTATTTCATTCAAAGTCTTTTTGGGTTTGATCTACCAAGGACGATAACTAAAACTTAATATGCATGAAACTAAAACAAATTTACATTAATAAACTACTTTTATTGTTAAAACGCTTCGAGATAAACTATTTCAATATGTAATTTTTTTTTTGAACTGGATATTTGTCATTTTTTCTCTAAAGAGTTATTGATTAATATTTGTGAGCCTTCAGCATAAAGAAAAAGAAAACGAATACTTCATCGAGTGGAGAATTTTTGTGGACCTCATCTCCCCGTTCTTGATCATATGTTATTTTCTTAACTAACTAAAGATATTAAGTTGTATATTTAACCAGTATTAATAATACTGTTTTGGGCATATTACCTTTTTAAATTATATTTTAAAACATAAAGGGTAACTATTTCATATCTAAGAAACGGATCAGATGAAGATGCGTGGGATTTGAAGAAGATCAAGTTCTTCTTCTGTTCTCTTTTCCACTTTGGCCCTATGTGATCAAGAAGGGTCGGCTACTTATCCTCTTTAAGATATTGTTTTGGTTATTACAAGGGGAATATTGAACATTGAAGTCTTTTAAGAATCTCACTGTTTGTGTCTCTATCCGGAAGAGATAAGAATCCAAATGTGTCCATAGACTTACAACAAAACAAATAAATCGTTACAAGTTGAAAATAAGCAGTAACCAATAAGAATGGCAAAGAAGGAAAGATAGCGAAGCTTCTAAATTTCTCTAACAAGGAAAATAAAATTGAAATCATTTATAAGCAATAGTCTTTTCAGCATCAAGAAGAGAGAACCTTACCCATAATAAGCTTCTTTTTCTTGACGGATGGTGACCATGACAATGATCATGATGGCTCCACTATCTCCATAACCTATCCCTTGTAGCATTATGTTATATATAGCCCCATTGAGATCTTCTTGTAAATACACAAACCTAAGAGAGATGTACTCTTCTTGACTCTAGTTCTCTTACATAAGAAGAATCACAAAGAGAATCTCTTTTCAAAGTGATTAGATTATTAAGCTTTGACAGTTATTAATGGAAGGTAAAGGACGAGTTGGATCATCAACTTCTTCTTTAACCACAGAACTCTTCGGCTCCAAAGATCTTTCCCCGCCATCTTCTTCCTCCGGAATGTTTTCCTCCATTTTCCCTCATCCTTCTAAGGTCATATTACCTTCCTTTTCTTCAAACTTTGTTTCTTGAGTGATCAGAATGATTATTGAAACTTAATCTTCGGTTTCTTGATTTTCTCAGGGTGTTGCAAGGGATGGTCCAAGCTCCAAACATGGCTCACAAGGTCAGTGAATAATAACTTTCTTCTTCGTTTTTGCTCACGTTTTCGTCTAAAAACAACATCCTTCTTCGTCTTAATTTGCTCACTTTTTTCGTCTAAAGTTGGCTATGTTTTTCTAATAATATGTTTTCTTACGCAGCTCAACGTAGAGAATCTTCAACTGCACAAGAAGACAGAGTTGAGCCATGTCATCTAAGCTCTTCTCTTTACTACGGTGGTCAAGACGTATACTCTCGATCCACCACCAACCAAACTTACCCTACAGTGAGTCTTCATAATTTTACCTAAACTTTGCTAATCGCTTTCAGTAAAATAAATAAATTAATAAACAGAGGACTTGACTGATCAGAGAAACAATTTTTCAGGTAAGAAACGAGCGGCCAAGAAGCGGAGAAGACGATGCTAATGGACAGAACTCACAAGATGTTTCAAGAGGAAACTGGTGGCAAGGTTCTCTTTATTACTAAAGAACCAGTTCCTTTAGTTTCCTTGTAAATGTCTCCAGAAACCCATAAAGCTCAAGCCACGTACTAATTATCTACCGAACCAATACTTTGTATAAATAAGTTATGGACAAAAGGGATAATTTATTAGGGATTCGAAGATTAAAAAAATATCTAGCAAAATTGTATTGAATAGTACTTCTTGTAATCAACTGTATGTCTGTATTAGTGTTAACTCTACTTATTCTATCTCATGTTCAACATATTTTAGCATTTTGCCAAACGCAAACGCGTGACTAAACTATACATCTTTACGTAGAATCCAAAGCCTTAAACATTACCCAAAATGTTTTTAGCCGTTACTCCACAAGACCAAAGCATGTTCGACTAATCTTTATTTTCCAAAAAAAAAATCCGTTGCCGAGATCGAACCTGGGTCACCCGCGTGACAGCAGGAATACTTTACCACTATACTGCCACGACACTTTTCTGTTTTGCAGTATTACAAATTAAATATAAATTTAAATAACTGCCACTTCACAGACAATGTCTCAAGTATATACGTACAGTTGTATAGATGTACAATTTATGTTTTCTACGGCGATGCCTGCAAAAAGTTCTAATAAAAAAGGTATTCATTATTTCAGCTATAAGAAATATGTCAGCGTAGAAGCTTGATTATCCCGTACTCAAAGTCTAATTTATATGGTTAATGGTTGTTAGATAAAGGCTTTACCATTAAGGGATATTAGACCTACTATCTTGTAACAAAAATAATTATTAGCGAGTAAAACGTTGCAGAATCGGAAAAGAAATTAATATATGTTCTCATATAAAATGTGAATTCTAAAAGCAATTAGCTAGTGGTACTGTGGTAGTAACCCTGTTTAAAAACGCGGCCGCATAGGCGTTCTTTGGAGGTTGACTGCGGCTAATATGCTCAAATCAGTGTAGCTAGGCGTTAACCCGCGTAAGACCGCTTAATTTCCGCATTGACCGCCTAATTCCCGCCTAGACCGCCTAAGTTTTTTTTTTCCGTCCGTGTAAAGTTGAGACACGGTTGATTATTCATTACTAAATAATTACAATTAGCTATCAAACCCAAAACAATCACATAATTACTTCATTAAGGGATTTTTTTCGTATCAAACACACCATAATCAAAATATTCGACGAATCAAAAAGAAACTGCTTAAAATTATATATAAAAATTATATAATTATGTCTAAAAACATGTGTCATCATATTTAAAATTAACTAAATATATTATAAATATATTGAATTGTATTTAAAACTAGGTCCTGCGTAATCCTCGAATACTTCCTGATTTTTCGGTAACTCGATAGGCCCGGGGTTGCCGCCCAAGTAGCGCCTAACGTAGTTCCGAACAGGGCTGGTAGGAACTATTTATAGTAGTTATACAGTTATACCAAGAAAAAGTATGCATACTTACGTTTGGTCAGGTCTTTAAAGGTGAACCTAATCTTCCCTAACATTTGTTACTTCAAAACATCGCATAGAAAAAAGAAACATATACTATATCTTGTCTCTGAATCAAACATCTCAACCTGCAATTGTTGACTTAAACCACATTAATCTCAAATAAATCACTTAAACCAATATAATACTGAGATGTTACTCCGTATGGCTAGCTCATGAAATATATACTTATATCATAATCTTACACATCTTCTTGTTTCAAAAACTGGTTTGAGATGTAAAATCGTATATTTTATATGGTTGACAATCATAAAAATTTATATGTCTGTAATGGTTGATAATGGAATCTTAATTTAATTGGTGTCAATCTGGTTATAGTTAGCAGTTCTTCCATAATTAGATGTTAGAATAAGAATAATATCGTGTGTCCTACCTACCAGAATGTGAGGGATACACGACACATAACTTAGAAGTTAGACTGCGCAATTGTTTTTAAAATTAATTTAATTTCATTAGAAAAAATGAACTTTGTATTTTTAGTCGATCTGATCATGACAAGTTTTTTTCAATGTGTCTTTTTAGTTAGTTTCATCTGTATTCTTACATTTTATAGTTTCCCTTGTAGTTAAATGGATATTTGATGACGATAAAAAAAAATGGATATTTGATTAGTGAAATAAAAAAGCCGTTTAAAAAAAGATTAGTGAAATAAAAATGTGATAGATTTTAACAAAATCAGATAGTTTGTACGTTGTGCATATGGGCTAGAAGACCATAATATATGAATATCTCTTCAGAAATGACATATTGAGGATATACCATGGTCGTTGAAAAAATGGTTCGAGTTTTCCACTTCGAATTCAATTATGATTAAAAATATAGATGCCTTGAATAGAAAGAGATCCCTACTTTCACAGTCTCTATATTTAAACTGAGGATTTCTCAAGTTAACCATTAGAAACTATAACTTTATATAGCTGAGGACATGATTTTTTCAAGAAATATACGTATGTAAACTAGTTCAGCAATGAGCTCTATTTTTCTTCACTTGAAGATCAAAGTATTGTATGAGGTTAAGCGTGACAAGAATCGTTATTTCTTCAACGCTCGGTTAGATAACTGGTTAAGTCTTAGAAAAACTAGTTTCTTCCTTCATTTGCTGCGATTCAATTTGTATACCCACTCCATTTTGAGTAATTGTAAGAATTTTATTTTGAGGTTAGCGGAAACTGTATAAGTCGTCACTTCCAAGACGTATATTACTTACTGCTTGGCTCTCGAACTCGTGAAATTGGCCGAATTGTTTTTAACGGTTTTAAGTTGTTGTTCACTCGTGAAAAATGTTCAAGAAAAAAAAAGTTATTCAGAAGCACCAAACGTCAACAGTGGTTAAAAATTTGTGTACGTTAATTTTGAAAATTTGTTTACTAGTTTACCAACTTGTACAACCCACGAATATCAGAGATCCAAAAACATCATCCAAAGGTTTTTCTATAAAGTTAATTTGGGACATATCGTCATCATAATAAATTTGGAACACTAAACATGGAATACAAACTTTAAAACATCGTTTGACAAATTTTGTGAACTATAAAAGCTAATTTGACAGGTAATGACTGTATAACATTATCACTATCTAAAATTATCACATATTAGCTGTAAATGGTAGGGGAATCAGTTTAATTGATTACAATGTTATAAGCGAGAAAGAAAGAAAAATGTTATAAGCGAAATTTTAATAAACATTCACCCAAACTAAGAAAGAGTTCGTCATAAATAAATGCATTCATATTTCACGAAAGAAAAAAGAAAAAGAGAAAACTACATATGTAAGTATTATTTTTTAGCTTTCCTTAATCCTTAATCTCTCGTGACTCGCAACAATTGGCAGGTGATCGTAGCGCCTTCCGCTTAAAGCTGTCCATCTGTACGGTCTCCTTCTTTCTTCCTTCTTTATATATCTCTTAACTCAAACTCTTTCTGTCTACTTGCTCTCCTCTGTTTCTCTTGCTCTCTCTATCTCTCTCCCTGGTTGAAGTTTTTTTTTGAAAAAATATCTCTGGTTAAAGTTCGTTTGTTCTGTCTGTATCAATCCAAAGATATTTTCTCTGTTCTTCTAGACAAAGATTCATCAACATGGAATCTACTGAACTGCAAGACATAGATTACTTTAGTTCCTTTTCCGACCACACAAGCCCAACTTTCTTCACTCCAACCACAAGCTCCCTTCGATCTGACTCCGTATCCGAAGACCCGGATTCACCAAAGCCACAGAACGAAGAAGAAGACGAGTACGTGGAAGAGTTGACTCGTCAGATGGCTAACTATATGCTTCAAGATGACGAAAAGCATCAGAAGGTACAAAACTTTTTTCTTGAAACCCAACAGATTCGATTCTTTTCTCTCTTTTTTTTTATTTAATTCTTTTTATACTTTTTGATCAGTCTTGTAGTGGTGGTGGTGGCTCTGGCTCGCCGCAATCTACTCTTTGGTCACCTTTCGCCTCCGGTTACAGCAGCCCTATCGGTCCTTCCAGAGAATCATCGCCACCGCTAACTCCGGTGACGGCGATGGAGACGCAACCCGTTATGATTCCTTTTCAATCAAAACAAGCTTTAATCGATGACCAGATCCGATCTATTCAAGCTAACGTGAGCTCATGTTTTATCACACATTATTTTACCAAAAATCTTCTTTTTATAAAAAAAAAATCCGTCCGTTATAAATCAACGGTTTAGAATTAACCTTAAAGAAAAGAGTTTCGTTACCACCGTCGGATGCATTATCTTTTTAAATAAAAGTTCGTATTAATTTTCTTTTCTATATAGTTTCATAAGATCAAAAAGGAGAAAGATAAGCAACGTACAGATGACGTGTTAGGACACAAAGCAAGGAGCTACCACCAACAACAGAGACCAAGGTCGGGCGTGAAGGCGGTGTTCGTTGACGGGTCAGGTTCGAAAACCGGGTCGGGTGGAACTGGAGTGTTCTTGCCGCGTAGTCATGGTACTGTCGTGGAGACACGCAAGAAATCAGGTTAGAGCCAATAGTAATGTCATATTAATTTATCATTATCAAAAGAAACTTTATTGATTTTAAAAAAGGTTACGTATGATAAAGGACAAAGAAAATAATTAAAGATTGAATGACGTCGTCTTAGTACTTTGAGATTCCTACTTTGTTTTCTAGGGGTTGACAAAGTGGGAATCTTGCATATATACATTAGAAAATTTCATAAATTATCTCCTTAATATAAACCACTGAATCTTATGTTTAGTTAAGAGTGTGTAATTCTTTTTCTGTGGTCGACGAGATGGATAGGATTTCGTATTCCTGCCACACACTTTCAGAATCGACTTTTGGTGTTCCATAAAATTCCATTCGTTCTAATTTTGATAAAGTTCTTATCATTTACTCAAAACGATTTTGTTTGTTCGAGTAAATTAGAAGGATTCAAAAGTTGTGACATGAATGATGAGTAGTTTTAATTGAAATGGTTAAGATTAGGTTGGGTTAGGTTTAGCAATCATCTCAATCTCAAAACTCAATTATTTAGGACAGATATATAATAATATAATCTTTCTCTTACATTATTACATTGTTTGACTGAGTAGATTCCAAAGATTCCTTCTCACCTATTAATCTCTTTTTTCTTTATAAGATTTTGTGTGGATGTCGAGTTGACAGATATACCCTCCTTAGTTAGAATCTTGCCTCAAGTTGTTGGCCCCCATTGTTAGTCCATTTCCATTTCACCAAAAATAGAACCAAATAGGTTCAAAAATCATTATCGTTAAGTTTTTCTAATGACCCCACTTGTTTCTTTCAATAAGTGGATTATAATGTACGATAACCTTAGATATTTATTCATCTCGTGATTCTTTCTCATATCACCGTTCGATCATTAATACCCAAGGCTATAACCCAACCACATAGTGTAAACTTTTTTTCTTTCTAAATATAGTATTATATTCGTTTTGGAATTGAATGGACACTTAAAAGTCTCATACCCACATGGAACATTAGCCAAGGTTGTACGTTCTTTAAACACAAGGACTTGTATATAACATACCAACGTTGAGAATATCTGATTATTTCATATTCGACTCTTAACCGTTACCCAATCTAGGAGTCCG
It encodes:
- the LOC106316036 gene encoding uncharacterized protein LOC106316036, with protein sequence MEGKGRVGSSTSSLTTELFGSKDLSPPSSSSGMFSSIFPHPSKGVARDGPSSKHGSQAQRRESSTAQEDRVEPCHLSSSLYYGGQDVYSRSTTNQTYPTVRNERPRSGEDDANGQNSQDVSRGNWWQGSLYY
- the LOC106313679 gene encoding uncharacterized protein LOC106313679; translated protein: MESTELQDIDYFSSFSDHTSPTFFTPTTSSLRSDSVSEDPDSPKPQNEEEDEYVEELTRQMANYMLQDDEKHQKSCSGGGGSGSPQSTLWSPFASGYSSPIGPSRESSPPLTPVTAMETQPVMIPFQSKQALIDDQIRSIQANFHKIKKEKDKQRTDDVLGHKARSYHQQQRPRSGVKAVFVDGSGSKTGSGGTGVFLPRSHGTVVETRKKSGCSTVIIPARVVEALKVHFEKLGVPSTFSFDIPPFHDALLVSMKNKNNKSSSSTRGQSGPLYMAETSAETHQEPPADLPHEWTY